One Cydia fagiglandana chromosome 11, ilCydFagi1.1, whole genome shotgun sequence genomic region harbors:
- the LOC134668884 gene encoding glycogen-binding subunit 76A isoform X4 → MPFWCKTQMNGEHAGSQCGLTSLLPMSCRGRAAAFARDLHSRLRNLGAHDTDENSWLAKENGAPHRHANPAQRDLDTFYDFELECESPSSPVDEFGPSFNDRSPTDDEPPFYDVDGEPAEQTKLMMPEKKRNGFKFSTAFYSEGSPVKVQPVARENGTADKKLFSPITFEGCARHNSYDEIDCIARPSTLETDRLSLPTLNSTTIDSDSEFESAKSEQSECVDEVFSNEKRPTNDVSAVLETLSLAEVESIEEEPAVEQNEEIKENHINVEKNESLEIVTSEVPDDKELSPAPEIEPSLLSVETNDEEEHEDTDDRPQRVRRCSSLKTGKTPPGTPGRKKIVRFADVLGLDLADVKTFMDEIPVIPKSAYDDLTGCDVASSPPARPPPRLGALTLVPLFVLPRDVTDKLEIQNVCLESARVCDGVHVTICGSVRVRNLDFNKTVHVRYTMNKWKTYTDLQANYVQGSCDGFSDRFQFVLYAPCISSGQRLELAVRFQCKGQQFWDNNCGANYCFDCLALGALAPAVPSSSPQSSPLHPQVEWHPSFY, encoded by the coding sequence ACTCAGATGAACGGTGAGCACGCCGGCTCGCAGTGCGGTCTGACGTCGCTGCTGCCGATGTCGTGCCGCGGGCGCGCCGCGGCGTTCGCGCGCGACCTGCACTCGCGTCTGCGCAACCTCGGCGCGCACGACACCGACGAGAACAGCTGGCTCGCCAAGGAGAACGGCGCGCCCCACCGACACGCCAACCCCGCGCAGCGCGACCTCGACACCTTCTACGACTTCGAGCTAGAATGCGAGAGCCCCTCCAGCCCCGTCGACGAGTTCGGCCCCTCCTTCAACGACCGCTCGCCCACCGACGACGAGCCCCCTTTCTACGATGTCGACGGGGAACCCGCGGAACAGACCAAGCTGATGATGCCCGAAAAGAAACGGAACGGATTCAAGTTCTCCACAGCTTTCTACTCGGAAGGGTCTCCCGTGAAAGTACAGCCGGTCGCACGTGAAAATGGCACTGCCGATAAAAAACTGTTTTCTCCGATCACATTTGAGGGCTGCGCGCGACATAACAGTTATGATGAAATCGACTGCATCGCCAGGCCTTCCACATTGGAAACAGACAGATTAAGTCTTCCCACACTTAATAGTACGACCATAGACAGTGATTCGGAATTTGAATCAGCAAAAAGCGAACAGTCCGAATGTGTCGATGAAGTATTCTCGAATGAAAAACGACCAACAAACGATGTCTCGGCAGTCTTGGAAACTCTATCTCTTGCAGAAGTCGAGTCTATTGAAGAGGAACCAGCAGTAGAACAAAATGAAGAAATTAAAGAAAATCACATCAATGTAGAAAAAAATGAATCATTAGAAATAGTGACCAGTGAAGTCCCCGATGATAAAGAATTATCCCCCGCACCAGAAATTGAGCCGTCACTTCTTAGCGTAGAAACAAATGATGAAGAGGAGCACGAAGACACAGATGACAGGCCCCAAAGGGTTCGACGATGCTCGTCTCTTAAAACCGGTAAAACACCACCGGGCACACCGGGACGTAAGAAAATCGTGCGCTTCGCGGACGTTTTGGGTCTCGATTTAGCGGACGTCAAAACATTCATGGACGAGATTCCTGTCATTCCAAAGTCAGCGTACGATGACCTGACGGGATGCGACGTGGCGAGCTCGCCGCccgcgcggccgccgccgcggctGGGCGCGCTCACGCTCGTACCGCTCTTCGTGCTGCCGCGCGACGTCACCGACAAGCTAGAAATACAGAACGTGTGTCTGGAGAGTGCTCGGGTGTGTGACGGTGTCCACGTGACGATCTGCGGCTCGGTTCGCGTACGCAATCTGGACTTCAACAAGACAGTGCACGTTCGCTACACGATGAATAAATGGAAAACGTATACGGACCTACAGGCGAATTACGTTCAAGGCTCGTGCGACGGGTTCTCGGACCGGTTTCAGTTCGTTCTATACGCGCCGTGCATATCATCCGGGCAGCGGCTCGAGCTGGCCGTCCGCTTCCAATGCAAGGGTCAGCAGTTCTGGGACAACAACTGCGGAGCGAACTACTGCTTCGACTGCCTGGCGCTGGGTGCGCTGGCGCCGGCGGTGCCGTCCTCGTCGCCGCAGAGCTCGCCTCTGCACCCGCAGGTGGAGTGGCACCCGTCCTTCTACTGA
- the LOC134668884 gene encoding glycogen-binding subunit 76A isoform X2: MSSFKIMPLERPIPVLIEKTQMNGEHAGSQCGLTSLLPMSCRGRAAAFARDLHSRLRNLGAHDTDENSWLAKENGAPHRHANPAQRDLDTFYDFELECESPSSPVDEFGPSFNDRSPTDDEPPFYDVDGEPAEQTKLMMPEKKRNGFKFSTAFYSEGSPVKVQPVARENGTADKKLFSPITFEGCARHNSYDEIDCIARPSTLETDRLSLPTLNSTTIDSDSEFESAKSEQSECVDEVFSNEKRPTNDVSAVLETLSLAEVESIEEEPAVEQNEEIKENHINVEKNESLEIVTSEVPDDKELSPAPEIEPSLLSVETNDEEEHEDTDDRPQRVRRCSSLKTGKTPPGTPGRKKIVRFADVLGLDLADVKTFMDEIPVIPKSAYDDLTGCDVASSPPARPPPRLGALTLVPLFVLPRDVTDKLEIQNVCLESARVCDGVHVTICGSVRVRNLDFNKTVHVRYTMNKWKTYTDLQANYVQGSCDGFSDRFQFVLYAPCISSGQRLELAVRFQCKGQQFWDNNCGANYCFDCLALGALAPAVPSSSPQSSPLHPQVEWHPSFY, from the exons ATGAGTTCTTTTAAGATTATGCCATTGGAGAGACCGATTCCTGTGTTGATTGAAAAG ACTCAGATGAACGGTGAGCACGCCGGCTCGCAGTGCGGTCTGACGTCGCTGCTGCCGATGTCGTGCCGCGGGCGCGCCGCGGCGTTCGCGCGCGACCTGCACTCGCGTCTGCGCAACCTCGGCGCGCACGACACCGACGAGAACAGCTGGCTCGCCAAGGAGAACGGCGCGCCCCACCGACACGCCAACCCCGCGCAGCGCGACCTCGACACCTTCTACGACTTCGAGCTAGAATGCGAGAGCCCCTCCAGCCCCGTCGACGAGTTCGGCCCCTCCTTCAACGACCGCTCGCCCACCGACGACGAGCCCCCTTTCTACGATGTCGACGGGGAACCCGCGGAACAGACCAAGCTGATGATGCCCGAAAAGAAACGGAACGGATTCAAGTTCTCCACAGCTTTCTACTCGGAAGGGTCTCCCGTGAAAGTACAGCCGGTCGCACGTGAAAATGGCACTGCCGATAAAAAACTGTTTTCTCCGATCACATTTGAGGGCTGCGCGCGACATAACAGTTATGATGAAATCGACTGCATCGCCAGGCCTTCCACATTGGAAACAGACAGATTAAGTCTTCCCACACTTAATAGTACGACCATAGACAGTGATTCGGAATTTGAATCAGCAAAAAGCGAACAGTCCGAATGTGTCGATGAAGTATTCTCGAATGAAAAACGACCAACAAACGATGTCTCGGCAGTCTTGGAAACTCTATCTCTTGCAGAAGTCGAGTCTATTGAAGAGGAACCAGCAGTAGAACAAAATGAAGAAATTAAAGAAAATCACATCAATGTAGAAAAAAATGAATCATTAGAAATAGTGACCAGTGAAGTCCCCGATGATAAAGAATTATCCCCCGCACCAGAAATTGAGCCGTCACTTCTTAGCGTAGAAACAAATGATGAAGAGGAGCACGAAGACACAGATGACAGGCCCCAAAGGGTTCGACGATGCTCGTCTCTTAAAACCGGTAAAACACCACCGGGCACACCGGGACGTAAGAAAATCGTGCGCTTCGCGGACGTTTTGGGTCTCGATTTAGCGGACGTCAAAACATTCATGGACGAGATTCCTGTCATTCCAAAGTCAGCGTACGATGACCTGACGGGATGCGACGTGGCGAGCTCGCCGCccgcgcggccgccgccgcggctGGGCGCGCTCACGCTCGTACCGCTCTTCGTGCTGCCGCGCGACGTCACCGACAAGCTAGAAATACAGAACGTGTGTCTGGAGAGTGCTCGGGTGTGTGACGGTGTCCACGTGACGATCTGCGGCTCGGTTCGCGTACGCAATCTGGACTTCAACAAGACAGTGCACGTTCGCTACACGATGAATAAATGGAAAACGTATACGGACCTACAGGCGAATTACGTTCAAGGCTCGTGCGACGGGTTCTCGGACCGGTTTCAGTTCGTTCTATACGCGCCGTGCATATCATCCGGGCAGCGGCTCGAGCTGGCCGTCCGCTTCCAATGCAAGGGTCAGCAGTTCTGGGACAACAACTGCGGAGCGAACTACTGCTTCGACTGCCTGGCGCTGGGTGCGCTGGCGCCGGCGGTGCCGTCCTCGTCGCCGCAGAGCTCGCCTCTGCACCCGCAGGTGGAGTGGCACCCGTCCTTCTACTGA
- the LOC134668884 gene encoding glycogen-binding subunit 76A isoform X3 yields the protein MSGQEMNLRTQMNGEHAGSQCGLTSLLPMSCRGRAAAFARDLHSRLRNLGAHDTDENSWLAKENGAPHRHANPAQRDLDTFYDFELECESPSSPVDEFGPSFNDRSPTDDEPPFYDVDGEPAEQTKLMMPEKKRNGFKFSTAFYSEGSPVKVQPVARENGTADKKLFSPITFEGCARHNSYDEIDCIARPSTLETDRLSLPTLNSTTIDSDSEFESAKSEQSECVDEVFSNEKRPTNDVSAVLETLSLAEVESIEEEPAVEQNEEIKENHINVEKNESLEIVTSEVPDDKELSPAPEIEPSLLSVETNDEEEHEDTDDRPQRVRRCSSLKTGKTPPGTPGRKKIVRFADVLGLDLADVKTFMDEIPVIPKSAYDDLTGCDVASSPPARPPPRLGALTLVPLFVLPRDVTDKLEIQNVCLESARVCDGVHVTICGSVRVRNLDFNKTVHVRYTMNKWKTYTDLQANYVQGSCDGFSDRFQFVLYAPCISSGQRLELAVRFQCKGQQFWDNNCGANYCFDCLALGALAPAVPSSSPQSSPLHPQVEWHPSFY from the coding sequence ACTCAGATGAACGGTGAGCACGCCGGCTCGCAGTGCGGTCTGACGTCGCTGCTGCCGATGTCGTGCCGCGGGCGCGCCGCGGCGTTCGCGCGCGACCTGCACTCGCGTCTGCGCAACCTCGGCGCGCACGACACCGACGAGAACAGCTGGCTCGCCAAGGAGAACGGCGCGCCCCACCGACACGCCAACCCCGCGCAGCGCGACCTCGACACCTTCTACGACTTCGAGCTAGAATGCGAGAGCCCCTCCAGCCCCGTCGACGAGTTCGGCCCCTCCTTCAACGACCGCTCGCCCACCGACGACGAGCCCCCTTTCTACGATGTCGACGGGGAACCCGCGGAACAGACCAAGCTGATGATGCCCGAAAAGAAACGGAACGGATTCAAGTTCTCCACAGCTTTCTACTCGGAAGGGTCTCCCGTGAAAGTACAGCCGGTCGCACGTGAAAATGGCACTGCCGATAAAAAACTGTTTTCTCCGATCACATTTGAGGGCTGCGCGCGACATAACAGTTATGATGAAATCGACTGCATCGCCAGGCCTTCCACATTGGAAACAGACAGATTAAGTCTTCCCACACTTAATAGTACGACCATAGACAGTGATTCGGAATTTGAATCAGCAAAAAGCGAACAGTCCGAATGTGTCGATGAAGTATTCTCGAATGAAAAACGACCAACAAACGATGTCTCGGCAGTCTTGGAAACTCTATCTCTTGCAGAAGTCGAGTCTATTGAAGAGGAACCAGCAGTAGAACAAAATGAAGAAATTAAAGAAAATCACATCAATGTAGAAAAAAATGAATCATTAGAAATAGTGACCAGTGAAGTCCCCGATGATAAAGAATTATCCCCCGCACCAGAAATTGAGCCGTCACTTCTTAGCGTAGAAACAAATGATGAAGAGGAGCACGAAGACACAGATGACAGGCCCCAAAGGGTTCGACGATGCTCGTCTCTTAAAACCGGTAAAACACCACCGGGCACACCGGGACGTAAGAAAATCGTGCGCTTCGCGGACGTTTTGGGTCTCGATTTAGCGGACGTCAAAACATTCATGGACGAGATTCCTGTCATTCCAAAGTCAGCGTACGATGACCTGACGGGATGCGACGTGGCGAGCTCGCCGCccgcgcggccgccgccgcggctGGGCGCGCTCACGCTCGTACCGCTCTTCGTGCTGCCGCGCGACGTCACCGACAAGCTAGAAATACAGAACGTGTGTCTGGAGAGTGCTCGGGTGTGTGACGGTGTCCACGTGACGATCTGCGGCTCGGTTCGCGTACGCAATCTGGACTTCAACAAGACAGTGCACGTTCGCTACACGATGAATAAATGGAAAACGTATACGGACCTACAGGCGAATTACGTTCAAGGCTCGTGCGACGGGTTCTCGGACCGGTTTCAGTTCGTTCTATACGCGCCGTGCATATCATCCGGGCAGCGGCTCGAGCTGGCCGTCCGCTTCCAATGCAAGGGTCAGCAGTTCTGGGACAACAACTGCGGAGCGAACTACTGCTTCGACTGCCTGGCGCTGGGTGCGCTGGCGCCGGCGGTGCCGTCCTCGTCGCCGCAGAGCTCGCCTCTGCACCCGCAGGTGGAGTGGCACCCGTCCTTCTACTGA
- the LOC134668884 gene encoding glycogen-binding subunit 76A isoform X5, which translates to MNGEHAGSQCGLTSLLPMSCRGRAAAFARDLHSRLRNLGAHDTDENSWLAKENGAPHRHANPAQRDLDTFYDFELECESPSSPVDEFGPSFNDRSPTDDEPPFYDVDGEPAEQTKLMMPEKKRNGFKFSTAFYSEGSPVKVQPVARENGTADKKLFSPITFEGCARHNSYDEIDCIARPSTLETDRLSLPTLNSTTIDSDSEFESAKSEQSECVDEVFSNEKRPTNDVSAVLETLSLAEVESIEEEPAVEQNEEIKENHINVEKNESLEIVTSEVPDDKELSPAPEIEPSLLSVETNDEEEHEDTDDRPQRVRRCSSLKTGKTPPGTPGRKKIVRFADVLGLDLADVKTFMDEIPVIPKSAYDDLTGCDVASSPPARPPPRLGALTLVPLFVLPRDVTDKLEIQNVCLESARVCDGVHVTICGSVRVRNLDFNKTVHVRYTMNKWKTYTDLQANYVQGSCDGFSDRFQFVLYAPCISSGQRLELAVRFQCKGQQFWDNNCGANYCFDCLALGALAPAVPSSSPQSSPLHPQVEWHPSFY; encoded by the coding sequence ATGAACGGTGAGCACGCCGGCTCGCAGTGCGGTCTGACGTCGCTGCTGCCGATGTCGTGCCGCGGGCGCGCCGCGGCGTTCGCGCGCGACCTGCACTCGCGTCTGCGCAACCTCGGCGCGCACGACACCGACGAGAACAGCTGGCTCGCCAAGGAGAACGGCGCGCCCCACCGACACGCCAACCCCGCGCAGCGCGACCTCGACACCTTCTACGACTTCGAGCTAGAATGCGAGAGCCCCTCCAGCCCCGTCGACGAGTTCGGCCCCTCCTTCAACGACCGCTCGCCCACCGACGACGAGCCCCCTTTCTACGATGTCGACGGGGAACCCGCGGAACAGACCAAGCTGATGATGCCCGAAAAGAAACGGAACGGATTCAAGTTCTCCACAGCTTTCTACTCGGAAGGGTCTCCCGTGAAAGTACAGCCGGTCGCACGTGAAAATGGCACTGCCGATAAAAAACTGTTTTCTCCGATCACATTTGAGGGCTGCGCGCGACATAACAGTTATGATGAAATCGACTGCATCGCCAGGCCTTCCACATTGGAAACAGACAGATTAAGTCTTCCCACACTTAATAGTACGACCATAGACAGTGATTCGGAATTTGAATCAGCAAAAAGCGAACAGTCCGAATGTGTCGATGAAGTATTCTCGAATGAAAAACGACCAACAAACGATGTCTCGGCAGTCTTGGAAACTCTATCTCTTGCAGAAGTCGAGTCTATTGAAGAGGAACCAGCAGTAGAACAAAATGAAGAAATTAAAGAAAATCACATCAATGTAGAAAAAAATGAATCATTAGAAATAGTGACCAGTGAAGTCCCCGATGATAAAGAATTATCCCCCGCACCAGAAATTGAGCCGTCACTTCTTAGCGTAGAAACAAATGATGAAGAGGAGCACGAAGACACAGATGACAGGCCCCAAAGGGTTCGACGATGCTCGTCTCTTAAAACCGGTAAAACACCACCGGGCACACCGGGACGTAAGAAAATCGTGCGCTTCGCGGACGTTTTGGGTCTCGATTTAGCGGACGTCAAAACATTCATGGACGAGATTCCTGTCATTCCAAAGTCAGCGTACGATGACCTGACGGGATGCGACGTGGCGAGCTCGCCGCccgcgcggccgccgccgcggctGGGCGCGCTCACGCTCGTACCGCTCTTCGTGCTGCCGCGCGACGTCACCGACAAGCTAGAAATACAGAACGTGTGTCTGGAGAGTGCTCGGGTGTGTGACGGTGTCCACGTGACGATCTGCGGCTCGGTTCGCGTACGCAATCTGGACTTCAACAAGACAGTGCACGTTCGCTACACGATGAATAAATGGAAAACGTATACGGACCTACAGGCGAATTACGTTCAAGGCTCGTGCGACGGGTTCTCGGACCGGTTTCAGTTCGTTCTATACGCGCCGTGCATATCATCCGGGCAGCGGCTCGAGCTGGCCGTCCGCTTCCAATGCAAGGGTCAGCAGTTCTGGGACAACAACTGCGGAGCGAACTACTGCTTCGACTGCCTGGCGCTGGGTGCGCTGGCGCCGGCGGTGCCGTCCTCGTCGCCGCAGAGCTCGCCTCTGCACCCGCAGGTGGAGTGGCACCCGTCCTTCTACTGA
- the LOC134668884 gene encoding glycogen-binding subunit 76A isoform X1, translating into MTQLKEKLEDFILIVTFIFYVLLFPKCKTQMNGEHAGSQCGLTSLLPMSCRGRAAAFARDLHSRLRNLGAHDTDENSWLAKENGAPHRHANPAQRDLDTFYDFELECESPSSPVDEFGPSFNDRSPTDDEPPFYDVDGEPAEQTKLMMPEKKRNGFKFSTAFYSEGSPVKVQPVARENGTADKKLFSPITFEGCARHNSYDEIDCIARPSTLETDRLSLPTLNSTTIDSDSEFESAKSEQSECVDEVFSNEKRPTNDVSAVLETLSLAEVESIEEEPAVEQNEEIKENHINVEKNESLEIVTSEVPDDKELSPAPEIEPSLLSVETNDEEEHEDTDDRPQRVRRCSSLKTGKTPPGTPGRKKIVRFADVLGLDLADVKTFMDEIPVIPKSAYDDLTGCDVASSPPARPPPRLGALTLVPLFVLPRDVTDKLEIQNVCLESARVCDGVHVTICGSVRVRNLDFNKTVHVRYTMNKWKTYTDLQANYVQGSCDGFSDRFQFVLYAPCISSGQRLELAVRFQCKGQQFWDNNCGANYCFDCLALGALAPAVPSSSPQSSPLHPQVEWHPSFY; encoded by the exons ATGACCCAGTTAAAAGAAAAGTTAGAAGATTTCATTTTAATTGTCACATTTATCTTTTACGTGTTACTGTTTCCGAAATGCAAA ACTCAGATGAACGGTGAGCACGCCGGCTCGCAGTGCGGTCTGACGTCGCTGCTGCCGATGTCGTGCCGCGGGCGCGCCGCGGCGTTCGCGCGCGACCTGCACTCGCGTCTGCGCAACCTCGGCGCGCACGACACCGACGAGAACAGCTGGCTCGCCAAGGAGAACGGCGCGCCCCACCGACACGCCAACCCCGCGCAGCGCGACCTCGACACCTTCTACGACTTCGAGCTAGAATGCGAGAGCCCCTCCAGCCCCGTCGACGAGTTCGGCCCCTCCTTCAACGACCGCTCGCCCACCGACGACGAGCCCCCTTTCTACGATGTCGACGGGGAACCCGCGGAACAGACCAAGCTGATGATGCCCGAAAAGAAACGGAACGGATTCAAGTTCTCCACAGCTTTCTACTCGGAAGGGTCTCCCGTGAAAGTACAGCCGGTCGCACGTGAAAATGGCACTGCCGATAAAAAACTGTTTTCTCCGATCACATTTGAGGGCTGCGCGCGACATAACAGTTATGATGAAATCGACTGCATCGCCAGGCCTTCCACATTGGAAACAGACAGATTAAGTCTTCCCACACTTAATAGTACGACCATAGACAGTGATTCGGAATTTGAATCAGCAAAAAGCGAACAGTCCGAATGTGTCGATGAAGTATTCTCGAATGAAAAACGACCAACAAACGATGTCTCGGCAGTCTTGGAAACTCTATCTCTTGCAGAAGTCGAGTCTATTGAAGAGGAACCAGCAGTAGAACAAAATGAAGAAATTAAAGAAAATCACATCAATGTAGAAAAAAATGAATCATTAGAAATAGTGACCAGTGAAGTCCCCGATGATAAAGAATTATCCCCCGCACCAGAAATTGAGCCGTCACTTCTTAGCGTAGAAACAAATGATGAAGAGGAGCACGAAGACACAGATGACAGGCCCCAAAGGGTTCGACGATGCTCGTCTCTTAAAACCGGTAAAACACCACCGGGCACACCGGGACGTAAGAAAATCGTGCGCTTCGCGGACGTTTTGGGTCTCGATTTAGCGGACGTCAAAACATTCATGGACGAGATTCCTGTCATTCCAAAGTCAGCGTACGATGACCTGACGGGATGCGACGTGGCGAGCTCGCCGCccgcgcggccgccgccgcggctGGGCGCGCTCACGCTCGTACCGCTCTTCGTGCTGCCGCGCGACGTCACCGACAAGCTAGAAATACAGAACGTGTGTCTGGAGAGTGCTCGGGTGTGTGACGGTGTCCACGTGACGATCTGCGGCTCGGTTCGCGTACGCAATCTGGACTTCAACAAGACAGTGCACGTTCGCTACACGATGAATAAATGGAAAACGTATACGGACCTACAGGCGAATTACGTTCAAGGCTCGTGCGACGGGTTCTCGGACCGGTTTCAGTTCGTTCTATACGCGCCGTGCATATCATCCGGGCAGCGGCTCGAGCTGGCCGTCCGCTTCCAATGCAAGGGTCAGCAGTTCTGGGACAACAACTGCGGAGCGAACTACTGCTTCGACTGCCTGGCGCTGGGTGCGCTGGCGCCGGCGGTGCCGTCCTCGTCGCCGCAGAGCTCGCCTCTGCACCCGCAGGTGGAGTGGCACCCGTCCTTCTACTGA